The DNA region GGCTCCGGTCAAGGAGAAGCCGAAGACCGAGCCGACCACGAAGGCTCCGGAGAAGAAGGCACCCGAGACTGCTCCGTCGAAGGCGGTGTCCACCGCGTCCAAGGCCGAGGCCGAGGTGCTGTCGCTGGTCAACGAGGAGCGGGCCAAGGCCGGCTGCAGCCCGGTGACCGCGTCCAGCACGCTTGCGGCGCTGGCCGAGTCCTTCAGCGAGGACATGGCCGCGCGCGGCTTCTTCGACCACACGGACCCGAGCGGGGCCTCCCCCTGGGACCGCGCGGAGAAGCTCGGCATCGCGAACCTCGGCGGGGAGAACATCGCCCGCGGCCAGGCCGACGCAGCCGCGGTGATGGAAGCCTGGATGAACAGCCCCGGCCACCGCGCGAACATCCTGAACTGCGACTTCAAGACCCTGGGCGTCGGCGCGCACTTCGCGTCGGGCGGCCCCTGGTGGACGCAGGACTTCGGCTACTAGCCGCGTGGAACCGAAGAGGGGGCGCTAGCGAAAAGTTAGCGCCCCCTCTTCGGTTTGCGCTGCGGCGAGTATTCTGGGCGCATGGACCTGACGGAGCGACCGGACTTCGAGTTCGACGTGTTCTCCAAGGCGTGCCCGTCCCGGGGCACGCTGGAGCACGTCACGGGGCGCTGGGGCGCGCTCACGCTGGGGGCGCTGTACGAGGGTTCGTTCCGTTTCAACGAACTGCGCCGGCGCGTGGACGGCGTCAGCGAGAAGATGCTGTCCCAGACCCTCCACGCGCTGGAGCGCGACGGCCTGGTGCACCGCGAGGCCCAGCCGACGAACCCGCCCCGGGTGGACTACGAACTGACGCCGCTGGGCCGCGAGATCGCCGAGCGGCTGCTGTCCCTCATCCACTTCGTGGAGGGGCGCATGGACGACGTGCTGGGAGCGCGCGAGCGTTACGACACGGCGCGCGGAGGCCGCTGACAGCGCGGGCAGAAGTAGCTGGACCGGTTCATCCAGGGCCTGCGCCTCATGATGGTGCCGCAGCGCCGGCACGGCTCGCCCTCCCTGCCGTACGCGTCGAGCGAGCGGTCGAAGTAGCCCGACTCCCCGTTCACGTTGACGTAGAGGCTGTCGAAACTGGTGCCGCCGACGGCGAGGGCGGCGTTCATCACATCCCGTACGTGGCCCAGGAGTTCGGCCGTACGCGGGCGCGTGAACCCGGTGGTGGGGCGCTCGTAGTGCAACCGCGCACGCCAAAGCGCCTCGTCCGCATAGATGTTGCCGACGCCGCTGATCAACGACTGGTCCAGCAGGGCA from Streptomyces sp. NBC_00258 includes:
- a CDS encoding winged helix-turn-helix transcriptional regulator: MDLTERPDFEFDVFSKACPSRGTLEHVTGRWGALTLGALYEGSFRFNELRRRVDGVSEKMLSQTLHALERDGLVHREAQPTNPPRVDYELTPLGREIAERLLSLIHFVEGRMDDVLGARERYDTARGGR